A part of Gossypium hirsutum isolate 1008001.06 chromosome A07, Gossypium_hirsutum_v2.1, whole genome shotgun sequence genomic DNA contains:
- the LOC107926113 gene encoding heavy metal-associated isoprenylated plant protein 7, which yields MGEEEKKPVEEKKMEEKKVENDGKKSEEKKETKEETTPPPPPPPQEIVLKVYMHCEGCARKVRRCLKGFQGVEDVMTDCKSNKVVVKGEKADPLKVLERVQRKSHKQVELLSPIPKPPSTAEDKKPEENEKLKSDEKKEEPQVIMVVLKVHMHCEACAQGIKKRIQRMKGVESAEPDLKSSEVTVKGVFSPPKLIEYVYKRTGKHAVIVKQEPPPPPAEDKKQEEKPKDGGKEEKKNEESSGEKDKKDSSSGGGDDKGKDNKGSGGGEGGEANVAAGGGGEAAEGGVEETRVAVELKKNEFYYYPPRYATEFYAYPPQYFSDENPNACSIM from the exons ATGGGGGAG GAAGAGAAAAAACCAGTTGAAGAGAAAAAAATGGAAGAGAAAAAGGTTGAAAATGATGGAAAGAAaagtgaagaaaagaaagaaactaaagaagaaaccactccaccaccaccaccacctccacaAGAGATTGTATTGAAAGTTTACATGCATTGTGAAGGCTGTGCTCGTAAAGTTCGTCGTTGTCTCAAAGGGTTTCAAG GAGTGGAAGATGTAATGACGGATTGTAAGAGTAATAAGGTGGTGGTGAAAGGTGAAAAAGCTGATCCTTTAAAAGTTCTAGAGAGAGTTCAAAGGAAAAGCCATAAACAAGTTGAGCTTCTTTCACCTATCCCTAAACCACCGTCTACGGCGGAGGATAAAAAACCAGAGGAAAACGAAAAGCTTAAATCTgatgaaaagaaagaagag CCTCAAGTAATCATGGTGGTGTTAAAGGTTCACATGCATTGTGAAGCTTGTGCTCAAGGAATTAAGAAACGTATTCAAAGAATGAAAG GGGTGGAATCAGCTGAACCAGATCTAAAGAGCTCAGAGGTGACAGTGAAAGGAGTGTTTAGTCCACCAAAACTGATTGAATACGTTTACAAAAGAACCGGGAAGCATGCAGTGATAGTGAAACAAGAACCGCCGCCGCCTCCGGCGGAGGATAAAAAGCAAGAAGAAAAACCCAAAGATGGAGgcaaagaagagaagaaaaatgaagagagtAGTGGTGAAAAAGACAAGAAAGACTCCTCTTCTGGCGGTGGAGATGACAAGGGTAAAGACAATAAAGGAAGTGGTGGTGGTGAAGGAGGAGAAGCAAATGTGGCCGCTGGAGGAGGAGGAGAAGCGGCGGAAGGTGGGGTGGAAGAGACTAGAGTGGCGGTGGAGCTGAAGAAAAATGAATTCTATTATTACCCACCAAGGTATGCCACTGAGTTCTACGCTTATCCTCCACAGTACTTCAGTGATGAGAACCCTAATGCTTGTTCTATAATGTAA